A DNA window from Proteiniborus ethanoligenes contains the following coding sequences:
- a CDS encoding rhomboid family protein has translation MNEYHYKYGNTPYSTQSYNQGNGFEERPRVPIIKVNKPIVTYVLIAINIIMWGLLSFISSKTGESYNELLMLFGAKINIKIIQGQYWRFITPIFLHADITHLLVNCYSLHAVGTTVERIYGHTKFLVIYLIAGTLGSILSFVFSINPAVGASGAIFGLLGALLYFGVEHPRLFRAFFGRSIFMILAINLGYGYVNKRIDNFGHIGGLIGGFLASGIVKAPFNGKWYLSKATYIILILAILASGLAYGFNYGNNNALLMLEELYKHDQNQNWNEAVKIGQDILDLKPTNKNINIEVLWITAKAEVITGKYNEAVEHAKTLVKLSPVNGHYLLGIIYYDLGQLNLAKEELLKAKALSSPYPNIDELLRKIGD, from the coding sequence ATGAATGAATATCACTACAAATATGGAAACACACCATATAGTACTCAGTCCTATAACCAAGGAAATGGTTTCGAGGAGAGACCAAGAGTACCTATTATAAAAGTGAATAAACCTATAGTAACCTATGTTTTAATAGCTATTAACATAATTATGTGGGGATTATTGAGCTTTATTTCTTCCAAAACAGGAGAAAGCTACAATGAACTACTCATGCTATTTGGAGCTAAAATAAACATTAAAATTATTCAAGGACAATATTGGAGATTTATTACACCTATATTTTTGCATGCTGATATTACACATCTGCTTGTAAATTGTTATTCCTTACATGCTGTTGGTACTACTGTTGAAAGAATATATGGGCATACTAAGTTCCTGGTTATATATTTAATAGCTGGGACTTTAGGAAGTATCTTAAGCTTTGTATTTTCTATAAATCCTGCTGTTGGTGCTTCAGGTGCAATATTTGGACTCTTAGGTGCACTTTTATATTTTGGAGTTGAGCACCCTAGACTTTTTAGAGCTTTTTTTGGACGGAGTATATTTATGATTCTGGCTATTAACTTAGGCTATGGGTATGTAAACAAAAGAATAGATAATTTTGGGCACATTGGAGGACTGATAGGAGGATTCTTGGCATCAGGAATAGTAAAAGCCCCTTTTAATGGCAAATGGTATCTTAGTAAAGCAACATATATTATTTTAATATTAGCTATACTAGCATCAGGATTAGCTTATGGCTTTAACTATGGAAACAATAACGCTCTTCTTATGCTAGAGGAATTATATAAGCATGACCAAAATCAAAACTGGAATGAAGCAGTTAAGATTGGCCAAGATATTTTAGATTTAAAGCCTACAAACAAAAACATAAATATAGAAGTACTATGGATTACAGCAAAGGCAGAGGTAATTACAGGTAAATATAATGAGGCTGTTGAGCATGCTAAAACTCTTGTAAAGCTTTCTCCTGTAAATGGACATTATCTTTTAGGGATTATATATTATGACCTGGGACAATTAAATCTTGCAAAGGAAGAGCTCCTAAAAGCTAAGGCTCTAAGCTCACCATACCCTAATATCGATGAGTTGCTAAGAAAAATAGGGGATTAA